From Methanobacterium congolense, one genomic window encodes:
- a CDS encoding PaaI family thioesterase, with translation MLEKDLKRFFKRDRFAEFLGIELLEAGEGYAKSRMQISKEHLNGIGTVHGGAIFTLADFTFAVASNSHGKVTVAINADISFMNAAKEGALIAEAREISRNHKLGTYTVEIKNDNGKLVAIFQGLAYIKKKEIECSK, from the coding sequence GTGTTGGAGAAAGATTTAAAGCGATTCTTTAAAAGGGACAGGTTTGCAGAATTTCTGGGTATCGAGCTTCTTGAAGCAGGTGAAGGCTATGCAAAATCCAGAATGCAAATATCTAAGGAACATTTAAATGGCATAGGCACTGTGCACGGTGGTGCAATATTCACACTTGCAGACTTCACCTTTGCAGTGGCATCAAACTCCCATGGAAAGGTTACAGTAGCCATAAATGCAGATATTTCCTTCATGAATGCAGCTAAGGAAGGTGCATTAATTGCAGAGGCCAGGGAGATATCCAGAAACCACAAACTTGGAACCTACACAGTTGAGATAAAGAATGATAATGGGAAGCTGGTTGCAATATTTCAGGGCCTTGCATACATAAAAAAGAAAGAAATTGAATGTTCCAAATGA
- a CDS encoding hydroxymethylglutaryl-CoA synthase produces MSGIVGYGVYIPSYRIKVEEIAKVWGDDPKAISRGLVVNEKSVPAPDEDTATISVEAARNSLKRAMIDPKQIGAVYVGSESHPYAVKPTATIVAEAIEATPALTAADLEFACKAGTAGMQAAMGLVDSGIVEYGLAIGADTAQGAPGDALEYTASAGGAAYIIGKENTVADFEGTYSFTTDTPDFYRREGRPYPKHGGRFTGEPAYFKHVLSGAKGLFEKMGTEASDYDHVIFHQPNGKFYIRAARKLGFNEEQYKTGLLTPFIGNTYSGATPLGLAAVLDIAKPGDRIMAVSYGSGAGSDAFSITVNDRIDEVRENAPKVQELVAKKSYVDYAVYAKYKGKIRMS; encoded by the coding sequence ATGTCAGGAATTGTAGGATATGGAGTTTACATACCTTCATACAGGATAAAAGTTGAAGAAATAGCAAAGGTCTGGGGAGATGACCCCAAGGCAATTTCAAGAGGACTCGTTGTTAACGAAAAATCAGTGCCAGCTCCAGATGAAGACACAGCAACAATATCTGTGGAAGCAGCACGTAACTCACTTAAAAGGGCAATGATAGACCCTAAACAAATTGGAGCAGTCTATGTTGGATCAGAATCTCATCCGTATGCTGTTAAACCAACAGCAACAATTGTTGCAGAGGCAATTGAAGCCACGCCTGCACTAACTGCTGCAGACCTGGAATTTGCATGTAAAGCAGGTACTGCAGGAATGCAGGCAGCTATGGGGCTTGTTGATTCAGGCATAGTTGAATACGGCCTTGCAATAGGTGCAGACACGGCCCAGGGAGCTCCAGGAGATGCTCTTGAATACACAGCATCTGCAGGTGGAGCAGCATACATCATAGGAAAGGAGAACACTGTTGCAGACTTTGAAGGAACCTACAGTTTCACAACAGACACGCCAGACTTCTACAGGCGTGAGGGAAGACCTTACCCAAAACATGGTGGAAGGTTCACAGGAGAACCAGCCTACTTCAAACACGTTCTATCTGGAGCAAAGGGTCTCTTCGAGAAGATGGGAACAGAAGCTTCTGACTACGACCATGTGATATTCCACCAGCCAAATGGAAAATTCTACATAAGGGCGGCCAGAAAACTCGGATTCAACGAGGAACAGTACAAAACAGGACTCTTAACACCATTCATAGGTAACACCTACTCTGGAGCAACACCTCTGGGACTTGCAGCAGTTCTGGACATTGCCAAACCAGGTGACAGGATCATGGCAGTTTCATACGGTTCCGGAGCTGGAAGTGATGCATTCAGCATAACAGTCAACGACAGAATAGACGAAGTAAGGGAAAATGCTCCAAAGGTACAAGAACTTGTTGCAAAGAAGAGCTACGTTGATTACGCAGTTTACGCTAAATATAAGGGTAAAATAAGGATGTCCTAA
- a CDS encoding 5-formyltetrahydrofolate cyclo-ligase, with product MDLKAKDKMRNDIWETLENMEVSQSKKWLHGRIPNFPGSQRAAALLRATDEWEDTEVIFSSPDTAQKMVREYALLDGKVLIMASPNLEHGYLHIDPKAAEGNEKSASTKEGAFKFSSQVKRFPRVDMVVEGSVAVDLEGGRLGKGKGYGDREITHLFCENAIDDGTPIVTTVHEIQIVARVPKESHDRPINMIVTPERIIRL from the coding sequence ATGGATTTAAAGGCTAAGGATAAAATGAGAAATGATATATGGGAAACCTTGGAAAACATGGAGGTATCCCAATCCAAGAAATGGTTGCATGGAAGGATCCCAAACTTTCCAGGATCCCAAAGGGCAGCGGCACTCCTGAGAGCCACTGATGAATGGGAGGATACAGAGGTTATATTTTCAAGCCCTGACACGGCCCAAAAAATGGTTCGTGAATATGCGCTATTAGATGGGAAGGTTCTCATAATGGCATCCCCCAACCTGGAGCATGGTTACCTTCACATTGACCCAAAAGCTGCAGAGGGGAATGAAAAATCTGCTTCAACCAAGGAGGGTGCATTCAAGTTCAGCAGCCAAGTGAAGAGATTTCCAAGGGTGGATATGGTTGTGGAGGGATCAGTTGCTGTGGATCTGGAGGGAGGTCGGCTTGGGAAGGGTAAAGGATATGGTGATAGGGAAATAACCCATCTTTTCTGTGAAAATGCCATTGATGATGGGACTCCAATTGTAACAACGGTTCATGAGATTCAGATCGTTGCTAGGGTTCCAAAGGAATCTCATGACAGACCTATAAACATGATCGTGACGCCAGAGAGGATCATCAGGCTTTAA
- a CDS encoding thiolase domain-containing protein has product MRDVAIIGVSQTKFGELWDKSFRDLIAEAGMKAIEDANIEGDDLDAMYVGNMSAGLFVGQEHIASLIADHSGLTPIPCARVEAACASGGLALRNGIMAVASGFHDIVISAGVEKMTDVVDPTPAIATASDQEWEAQQGVTFPSLYAMMARRHMKEYGTTREQLAMVSVINHENAVNNPLAQFPMEITVDKVLNSSMVADPLTLLDCSPVSDGAAGVILCPAEDAKKYTDTPVYIKASAQASGTIALHDRRDITTIDSTIHASRKAYEMAGMTPKDIDLVEVHDCFSINGLLAIEDLGFVEKGQGGPAIEDGMTRRDGEIPVNPSGGLKARGHPLGATGIAQAAEIVWQLRGEAGKRQIDGAEIGMTHNIGGTGGTAAVHIMSR; this is encoded by the coding sequence TTGAGAGATGTCGCAATTATAGGGGTCTCACAGACCAAATTTGGAGAACTATGGGACAAATCATTCAGGGATCTGATAGCTGAAGCAGGAATGAAAGCTATTGAAGATGCAAATATTGAAGGAGACGATCTGGATGCAATGTACGTGGGTAACATGTCTGCAGGTCTTTTTGTTGGTCAGGAACACATAGCTTCACTGATAGCAGACCATTCAGGACTCACACCAATACCCTGTGCACGTGTGGAAGCAGCCTGTGCATCAGGAGGATTAGCACTACGTAACGGTATAATGGCTGTTGCATCAGGATTCCATGATATCGTGATATCTGCTGGTGTTGAAAAGATGACAGATGTTGTTGATCCAACCCCAGCAATTGCAACTGCCTCTGACCAGGAATGGGAGGCACAGCAGGGAGTAACATTCCCATCACTCTACGCAATGATGGCAAGACGTCACATGAAGGAGTACGGAACAACTAGGGAACAGCTTGCAATGGTTTCAGTTATAAACCATGAAAACGCTGTAAATAACCCCCTTGCACAGTTCCCAATGGAGATAACAGTGGACAAGGTCCTAAACTCCAGTATGGTTGCAGACCCCTTAACACTCCTTGACTGTTCACCAGTTTCAGACGGAGCTGCAGGTGTCATACTCTGCCCAGCAGAGGATGCAAAGAAATACACAGACACACCAGTCTACATAAAAGCATCTGCACAGGCATCAGGAACAATAGCACTCCACGACAGAAGGGACATAACAACCATAGACTCAACCATCCATGCATCCAGGAAAGCCTACGAAATGGCAGGCATGACACCTAAGGACATAGATCTTGTTGAGGTACACGACTGCTTCAGTATAAACGGACTCCTTGCAATAGAGGACCTTGGATTCGTTGAGAAGGGACAGGGCGGACCTGCAATTGAAGATGGAATGACCCGACGTGACGGTGAAATACCAGTGAACCCATCTGGAGGTCTCAAAGCCAGAGGACACCCATTAGGTGCAACTGGAATTGCCCAGGCCGCTGAAATCGTATGGCAGCTTCGTGGAGAAGCAGGTAAAAGACAGATCGACGGCGCTGAAATTGGTATGACCCATAACATAGGTGGAACCGGTGGAACCGCTGCAGTGCACATAATGTCCCGCTGA
- a CDS encoding rhodanese-like domain-containing protein produces MFGRKDSNIEDVTCEEAFKMIKENKDEHDFVILDVRTPGEYAEDHLEGSRNLDYNSPDFTSKLEGMDKNDTYIVYCRSGVRSRNAANIMSKVGYNKIYNVLGGIMECKAKGMKVVR; encoded by the coding sequence ATGTTTGGAAGAAAAGACTCAAATATTGAAGATGTAACCTGTGAAGAAGCTTTTAAAATGATAAAAGAAAACAAGGATGAACATGATTTTGTTATTCTGGATGTGAGAACACCTGGAGAGTACGCTGAGGATCATCTTGAGGGTTCCAGAAACCTTGACTACAACTCCCCTGACTTTACAAGCAAGCTTGAGGGGATGGATAAAAACGACACCTACATAGTTTACTGCAGATCAGGTGTAAGAAGCCGTAATGCAGCTAATATCATGAGTAAAGTTGGATACAATAAAATTTACAATGTTCTTGGAGGAATAATGGAATGTAAAGCTAAAGGAATGAAGGTAGTAAGATGA
- a CDS encoding ferritin-like domain-containing protein: protein MEKKEIITLLNEDFVRELEASMIYTQNSFLMDECDPSRVTEAIAVDEMRHMWWLADLITKRGGKPTMEHRELDFGEENLQSQLKRQIKLESDGIEIYTHQIEIIDDEEVVGVLKHILDEEKRHRKEFRERLDGIQG from the coding sequence TTGGAGAAAAAGGAGATCATAACTCTTTTGAATGAAGATTTTGTAAGAGAACTTGAGGCCTCCATGATATACACCCAGAACTCTTTTTTGATGGATGAATGTGATCCAAGCAGGGTGACAGAGGCCATAGCAGTTGATGAAATGCGGCACATGTGGTGGCTTGCAGACCTCATAACCAAACGTGGTGGAAAACCAACCATGGAACACAGGGAACTTGATTTTGGGGAGGAAAACCTTCAAAGTCAGCTGAAACGCCAGATAAAACTTGAATCTGATGGAATAGAGATTTACACCCATCAAATTGAGATAATTGATGATGAAGAAGTTGTGGGTGTCTTGAAACATATTCTGGACGAGGAAAAACGCCACAGAAAGGAGTTTCGCGAGAGGCTTGACGGAATTCAAGGTTGA